A window of Leptotrichia wadei contains these coding sequences:
- a CDS encoding epoxyqueuosine reductase QueH, producing the protein MENKENFIEKDIKNAKEILERMNPNQKVNYHTILTKLISDWKSKNIRPKIMIHSCCAPCSTYTLEFLTQYADVTVLFANNNIHPKAEYEKRALVQQEFINKFNERTGNNVGFIEDEYKPADFYRAVKGLENEKEGGERCTVCFQMRLDIVAKKAQELGFDYFGSALTLSPHKNSQLINTLGLEIQEIFDVNYLPSDFKKNNGYKRSVDMCAEYDVYRQCYCGCIFAALDQGIDLNEYK; encoded by the coding sequence ATGGAAAATAAAGAAAACTTTATTGAAAAGGATATAAAAAATGCAAAAGAAATTTTAGAGAGGATGAATCCTAATCAAAAAGTCAATTATCATACAATTTTAACAAAATTGATTTCAGATTGGAAAAGTAAAAATATTCGTCCCAAAATAATGATTCACAGCTGCTGTGCACCTTGCAGCACCTATACTTTAGAATTCCTTACACAATATGCTGATGTAACTGTGTTGTTTGCTAATAACAATATTCATCCTAAAGCTGAATATGAGAAAAGAGCTTTAGTTCAACAGGAATTTATAAATAAATTTAATGAAAGAACAGGAAATAATGTCGGATTTATTGAGGATGAGTATAAACCAGCTGACTTTTATCGAGCTGTGAAAGGATTGGAAAATGAAAAAGAAGGTGGAGAAAGATGTACGGTTTGCTTTCAAATGAGATTAGATATTGTTGCAAAAAAGGCCCAAGAATTGGGATTTGATTATTTTGGAAGTGCATTAACATTAAGTCCTCACAAAAATAGTCAGTTGATAAACACTCTTGGATTAGAGATTCAAGAGATTTTTGATGTGAATTATTTGCCATCAGATTTCAAGAAAAATAATGGTTACAAGCGTTCAGTCGATATGTGCGCAGAATACGATGTTTATCGTCAATGTTATTGTGGGTGCATTTTTGCAGCATTGGATCAGGGTATCGACTTGAATGAGTATAAGTAG
- a CDS encoding N-acetylmuramoyl-L-alanine amidase produces the protein MKKNVANILFLISILSVGNILNANNQDVSKDVKKPIEIRIDDNGQVRKDQSGPNKNKKNDNSGQNSYVNTNTQRGGTETISNSAGTVKVDASSYNSQGQDYRQKFIILHYTAGNRDSSLKTLTENEVSAHYLVSDDKSEPVYSLVDENKRAWHAGVSDWKGRNNLNDTSIGIEIVNGGDVSGTFVPYKDFQIKEVAVLVKYLADKYEIPATNILGHSDIAPQRKSDPGPLFPWRELYTQYNIGMWYDNETKNNYEREYETKLSMTPVSDVQRELNKFGYGISITGSWDKQTKNVIKAFQHHFRPSNYSGEMDVETFAILKALNEKYNKK, from the coding sequence ATGAAAAAGAATGTAGCAAATATATTATTTTTAATATCAATATTATCTGTCGGAAATATATTAAATGCAAACAATCAAGATGTTTCAAAAGATGTTAAAAAGCCAATAGAAATACGTATTGATGATAATGGACAAGTAAGGAAAGATCAATCGGGTCCTAATAAAAACAAAAAAAATGATAATAGTGGACAAAATAGTTATGTAAACACAAATACTCAAAGAGGAGGAACTGAAACAATATCAAATTCAGCAGGAACAGTTAAAGTAGATGCTTCTTCATATAACTCACAAGGTCAAGATTATAGACAAAAATTCATAATCTTACATTATACAGCGGGAAATAGAGATTCATCGTTAAAAACTTTGACAGAAAATGAAGTAAGTGCACACTATCTGGTTTCAGATGACAAATCAGAACCAGTTTATTCATTAGTAGATGAAAATAAGAGAGCTTGGCATGCTGGAGTTAGTGATTGGAAAGGAAGAAACAATTTAAATGACACTTCAATTGGAATTGAAATTGTAAATGGTGGAGATGTCAGTGGAACATTTGTGCCATATAAAGATTTTCAAATAAAGGAAGTTGCTGTTTTAGTTAAATATTTAGCTGATAAATATGAAATTCCTGCGACGAATATTTTAGGACATTCAGATATTGCACCACAAAGAAAATCTGATCCAGGTCCACTATTTCCTTGGAGGGAACTATATACTCAGTATAATATTGGAATGTGGTATGACAACGAGACAAAAAATAACTATGAAAGAGAATATGAAACTAAACTAAGTATGACACCTGTTTCTGACGTTCAAAGAGAATTAAACAAATTTGGATACGGCATTAGTATAACAGGTTCTTGGGATAAACAAACTAAAAACGTAATAAAAGCATTCCAGCATCATTTTAGACCATCAAATTATAGTGGTGAAATGGATGTTGAAACATTTGCTATTTTAAAAGCATTAAATGAAAAATATAATAAAAAGTAG
- a CDS encoding FAD-dependent oxidoreductase codes for MKVVVIGCTHAGTAAILNLRKMNPEAEVTVFERNDNISFLSCGIALYVGGVVKDPKGLFYSSPEKLKELNVDTKMKHEVKNVDIEGKKIHVVNLENGNEFDETFDKLIITSGSWPIIPSIEGINLNNILLCKNYNHSNEIIERAKNSQKIVVVGAGYIGVELVEAFTDNGKEVVLVDAEERILSKYFDKEFTDVAEESIKQRGIVLATGEKVLKFEGSNENVAKVITDKNEYEADMVIMCVGFLPSTSLFKGQLEMLPNGAIKVDEYMRTSNKDVMAAGDCCSVFYNPLQKEVYIPLATNAVKMGTLAGINLFENKIRHIGTQGTSGIKIYENNMAATGLTEESAKEEGIEVESVIAVDNYRPEFMPTYEKVTLKVVFEKNSRRILGAQLTSKIDLTQSINTLSVCIQNKMTIEELAFVDFFFQPHYNKPWNFLNLAGLNALK; via the coding sequence ATGAAAGTTGTAGTAATTGGATGTACACATGCTGGGACGGCGGCGATTTTGAATTTGAGAAAGATGAATCCTGAAGCGGAGGTAACTGTATTTGAAAGGAATGATAACATTTCGTTCCTTTCTTGCGGGATTGCCTTATATGTTGGAGGAGTAGTGAAGGATCCTAAAGGGTTATTTTATTCTTCGCCTGAAAAATTAAAGGAATTGAATGTTGATACGAAGATGAAACATGAAGTTAAAAATGTTGATATTGAAGGTAAAAAAATTCATGTTGTAAATCTTGAAAATGGGAATGAATTTGATGAAACTTTTGATAAATTGATTATTACATCAGGTTCTTGGCCGATTATTCCGTCAATTGAAGGAATTAATCTAAATAATATTTTGCTTTGTAAAAATTATAATCATTCAAATGAAATTATTGAAAGGGCAAAAAATTCTCAAAAGATTGTTGTCGTTGGTGCTGGGTATATTGGAGTGGAACTTGTGGAAGCATTTACGGATAATGGGAAAGAAGTTGTGCTGGTAGATGCTGAAGAAAGAATTTTGAGTAAGTATTTTGATAAGGAATTTACAGATGTTGCTGAAGAATCGATTAAACAAAGGGGAATTGTGCTTGCAACTGGGGAAAAAGTTTTAAAATTTGAAGGAAGTAATGAAAATGTGGCAAAAGTAATTACTGATAAAAATGAATATGAAGCTGATATGGTAATTATGTGTGTTGGATTCTTGCCAAGTACTTCATTATTTAAAGGACAGCTGGAAATGTTGCCAAATGGAGCGATTAAAGTTGATGAATATATGCGAACAAGTAATAAGGATGTTATGGCGGCAGGAGATTGCTGTTCGGTATTTTATAATCCTTTACAAAAGGAAGTATATATTCCGCTTGCGACAAATGCCGTGAAAATGGGAACATTGGCAGGCATAAATTTATTTGAAAATAAGATTAGACATATTGGGACACAAGGGACTTCTGGAATAAAAATTTATGAAAATAATATGGCGGCAACTGGATTAACAGAAGAAAGTGCAAAAGAAGAAGGAATAGAAGTGGAAAGCGTAATTGCTGTCGATAATTACCGTCCTGAATTTATGCCGACTTATGAAAAAGTAACATTAAAAGTTGTATTTGAAAAAAATAGCAGAAGAATCTTGGGAGCACAATTAACTTCTAAGATTGATTTAACACAATCAATTAATACATTGTCAGTATGTATTCAAAATAAAATGACAATAGAAGAATTGGCATTTGTTGACTTTTTCTTCCAGCCTCATTATAATAAACCTTGGAATTTCTTAAATTTGGCAGGATTGAATGCTTTAAAATAG
- a CDS encoding metallophosphoesterase family protein gives MELNIRRIKEDDYQKIFVLTDIHGRFDLFEKIMEKIDLKKEDLLLILGDSCDRGKFSFELYNWYEKMIQKGYNIIHLMGNHENMLFESISDENTRLNWLYNGGNVTIKSFFEHQTEEKTIDEYWKNNKFYEEKWLFNFIEKMPHIIESENHLFVHAGIDFSKNLEDQEIKYLLWTRDDWYKKNNTGKIVYYGHTPQKDISIKNNCINLDSGCFSTDVLRCVELKEKKLFVLKNNNVKIEKFDIKQIKKKLTEERKEERKKEYEKLIEDYKEYIIDLENKTDKTKKDEQNLLEVKENLKKLIRLKRILEK, from the coding sequence ATGGAACTAAATATAAGAAGAATTAAAGAAGATGATTATCAAAAAATTTTTGTTTTGACGGATATTCATGGAAGATTTGATTTGTTTGAAAAAATAATGGAGAAAATAGATTTGAAAAAAGAAGATTTACTACTGATTCTTGGAGATAGTTGTGATAGAGGAAAATTTTCTTTTGAGTTATATAATTGGTATGAAAAAATGATTCAGAAAGGATATAATATTATTCACTTAATGGGAAATCACGAAAATATGCTTTTTGAATCAATAAGCGATGAAAATACTCGTTTAAATTGGTTATATAATGGTGGAAATGTTACTATAAAATCTTTTTTTGAACATCAAACAGAAGAAAAAACAATAGATGAATATTGGAAAAATAATAAATTCTATGAAGAAAAATGGTTATTTAATTTTATTGAAAAAATGCCACATATCATTGAGAGTGAAAATCATTTATTTGTTCATGCAGGAATTGATTTTTCTAAAAATTTGGAAGATCAAGAAATTAAATATTTATTATGGACTCGAGATGATTGGTATAAAAAAAATAATACAGGAAAAATCGTATATTATGGTCATACCCCACAAAAAGATATTAGCATTAAAAATAATTGTATAAATTTAGATTCAGGATGTTTTTCTACTGATGTTTTAAGATGTGTTGAGTTAAAGGAAAAGAAATTGTTTGTTTTAAAAAATAATAATGTTAAAATAGAAAAATTTGATATAAAACAAATAAAAAAGAAATTAACTGAAGAAAGAAAAGAAGAAAGAAAAAAAGAATATGAAAAATTGATTGAGGATTATAAAGAATATATAATAGATTTAGAAAATAAAACAGATAAAACAAAAAAAGATGAACAAAATTTATTAGAAGTTAAAGAAAATCTAAAAAAATTAATTAGATTAAAAAGAATATTGGAAAAGTAG
- a CDS encoding pyridoxal phosphate-dependent aminotransferase — MKKFSNRALNMHYSPIRKLVPYIDEAKRNGVKVYQLHIGQPDVETPDTFFEGLNNYKEKIVKYTNSAGIIELRESFSKSYKKVEINLLPEEILITQGGSEAIQITLQTLCNPGDEVLVPEPYYTNYDSFLRIADAKLVPIETSIENHYHLPAREEIEKLITPKTKAIMFSNPSNPTGIVFRPEETELIKEIAIKYDLYIITDEVYRQFIYDEEIAKSYQSFMSIPEIEDRVILVDSISKHYSATGARIGVIASKNKDFMAQALKFCQARLSVSTIEQYASTNLINTLDTYIDNTKLEYKVRRDMIYNNITKIPGVVTYKPSSSLYLIAELPVDDIEKFAIWLLTEFRYENQTLSFAPGPGFYTTPGKGIKEARFSFCTHNLIEIENGMKVLKKALEEYNKINK, encoded by the coding sequence ATGAAAAAGTTTTCAAATAGAGCTTTAAATATGCACTATTCACCGATTAGAAAATTAGTTCCGTACATTGATGAAGCTAAAAGGAATGGAGTAAAAGTGTATCAGTTACATATCGGACAACCTGATGTGGAAACGCCAGATACGTTTTTTGAAGGACTGAATAACTATAAAGAAAAAATTGTAAAATATACAAATTCAGCTGGAATAATAGAACTTAGAGAGTCATTTTCTAAATCTTATAAAAAAGTTGAAATTAATCTTTTACCAGAAGAAATTTTGATTACTCAAGGTGGAAGTGAAGCAATTCAAATTACACTTCAAACTCTTTGTAATCCTGGGGATGAAGTTTTAGTACCAGAGCCATATTATACAAATTATGACAGTTTTTTGAGAATTGCAGATGCAAAATTGGTTCCAATTGAAACTTCAATTGAAAATCATTATCATTTACCAGCAAGAGAAGAAATTGAAAAATTAATTACCCCAAAAACCAAGGCAATAATGTTTTCTAATCCAAGTAATCCGACAGGAATTGTTTTTAGACCCGAAGAAACGGAATTGATAAAAGAAATTGCGATAAAATATGATTTATACATAATTACAGATGAAGTTTATAGACAATTTATTTATGATGAAGAAATTGCAAAAAGTTATCAATCATTTATGTCAATTCCAGAAATTGAAGATAGAGTTATTCTTGTGGATAGTATTTCTAAGCACTACAGTGCAACTGGAGCAAGAATTGGTGTTATCGCTTCTAAAAATAAAGATTTTATGGCACAAGCATTAAAATTTTGCCAGGCTAGATTATCAGTTTCAACAATTGAACAATATGCCAGTACAAACTTGATAAATACGCTGGATACATACATTGATAATACAAAGTTGGAGTATAAAGTTAGACGGGATATGATTTACAACAATATTACTAAAATACCTGGTGTTGTAACATACAAGCCAAGCAGTTCATTGTATTTAATTGCTGAATTGCCTGTAGATGATATTGAAAAATTTGCAATTTGGCTATTAACAGAATTTAGATATGAAAATCAAACATTATCATTTGCACCAGGACCAGGATTTTATACAACACCTGGAAAAGGTATAAAGGAAGCCAGATTCTCATTTTGTACTCATAATTTAATTGAAATTGAAAATGGAATGAAAGTACTGAAAAAAGCTTTAGAAGAATATAACAAAATAAATAAATAG
- a CDS encoding YcjF family protein, whose amino-acid sequence MSENYYDNEFEKLKEELNNLKKEAGKNEEIDQENERIEKKRKQEEEIEEVEYQEKKAREIVDMSSVAAGGVGVIPIPFADAIPISGIQLNMIYQINEKFNVETEAKMIVSGLGTVIGASMIGRTVASNLLKFIPIVGSVASIGTAAAITKAMGEAYIITLKNLCIRYIKEGRSTNYLDIDDIIEEFKNNFKPPKK is encoded by the coding sequence ATGAGCGAAAATTATTATGATAATGAATTTGAAAAACTAAAAGAAGAGTTAAACAATTTAAAAAAGGAAGCAGGAAAAAATGAGGAAATAGATCAAGAAAATGAAAGGATAGAGAAAAAAAGAAAGCAAGAAGAAGAAATTGAAGAAGTAGAGTATCAAGAAAAGAAAGCGAGAGAAATTGTTGATATGAGTTCTGTAGCAGCAGGTGGAGTGGGAGTTATACCGATACCTTTTGCAGATGCAATTCCTATTTCAGGAATACAATTAAATATGATTTATCAAATAAATGAAAAATTTAATGTTGAAACAGAAGCTAAAATGATCGTTAGTGGACTAGGAACTGTTATCGGAGCTTCTATGATTGGAAGAACAGTCGCTTCTAATCTATTAAAATTTATTCCTATTGTTGGTTCAGTGGCTTCAATTGGAACAGCTGCTGCTATAACAAAAGCTATGGGAGAAGCTTACATAATAACGTTGAAAAATTTATGTATCAGATATATTAAAGAAGGAAGATCAACTAACTATCTTGATATAGATGATATTATTGAGGAATTTAAAAATAATTTTAAACCACCTAAGAAATAA
- a CDS encoding tetratricopeptide repeat protein, producing the protein MGIFDFFKSSEKKDKEKEKAGNGNNSNTAKNVQIRRQIYDITNNESEMMENGNYTEDFTDISYYDDFGKEFKMPKKDWLDKKLYPSIRKNWNNMDGLYPIIQDAFSKGIYTEVKEAVLRFYATDENFERKLILLGTYHTKIGAYQNALELYEKNLNIDNVTEGLCIAYAEVLELCGKAPEAERKYYDALEINPNSATAFKKYFDIVKKRNVKEYESKLEKLSEINGNWRAKMMRAMVFFKKGDKESGNFFLINALKESGYNSEVMYITSSIYILNELYDEFKQYVLAYYNPEKHNAYTALNVLKYYKVRNLYKEGLELCKFTSKFPWIEHYKKFMHYEDYFWKMKVNSESISNNEGISNHFFSTNKPIWYYGFNHPEFMLNQSRRVKPNVLILTFTSIGEKSELAENLAVSLPLYLNENLHYKTNLNYQLAIAYNKESLFVSKKRYSTDYMKLIRQQNNNLNFVLAGNILKMPNVEKYEIEIYLYDTFNEQKSILVNKIYDENNIYSVQNDLLKAVSTFFERDFSIKYERNLNNLILFSPKLKFLIQSKIHKEHQSWRYKKLLSDQIDVVLEDRNNDLKKINLLALLYEIKETNSQLLKFQKPLIYSMNIHGIFETQTLKILAPIIFKIFDDDVNFQANIEALNITDSNYLSWINKFSGE; encoded by the coding sequence ATGGGGATTTTCGATTTTTTTAAATCTTCCGAAAAGAAAGATAAAGAAAAGGAAAAAGCTGGCAACGGTAATAATAGCAATACTGCCAAAAATGTTCAAATCAGAAGACAAATTTATGATATTACGAATAATGAGTCGGAAATGATGGAAAACGGTAATTACACAGAAGATTTTACGGATATTTCCTATTATGATGATTTTGGAAAAGAATTTAAGATGCCCAAAAAAGACTGGCTTGATAAAAAACTGTATCCATCTATAAGAAAAAATTGGAATAATATGGATGGACTATATCCAATAATCCAAGATGCTTTCTCAAAGGGAATCTATACAGAAGTAAAGGAAGCTGTACTGAGATTTTATGCGACAGATGAAAATTTTGAGAGAAAACTAATTTTGCTTGGAACTTATCATACAAAAATAGGAGCTTATCAAAATGCTCTCGAGCTGTATGAGAAAAATTTGAATATTGATAATGTAACAGAAGGATTATGTATAGCGTATGCAGAAGTTTTGGAACTTTGTGGAAAAGCTCCTGAAGCAGAAAGAAAATATTATGATGCGCTTGAAATTAATCCAAATTCAGCAACAGCATTTAAGAAGTACTTTGACATTGTTAAAAAGAGAAATGTTAAAGAGTATGAAAGCAAACTTGAAAAATTATCTGAAATAAATGGAAATTGGCGTGCAAAAATGATGAGAGCGATGGTTTTCTTTAAAAAAGGCGATAAGGAAAGTGGAAACTTCTTTTTAATAAATGCATTAAAAGAATCTGGATACAATTCAGAGGTAATGTATATTACATCAAGTATTTATATTCTTAATGAACTTTATGATGAGTTTAAGCAATATGTACTTGCTTATTATAATCCTGAAAAACATAATGCGTATACGGCCTTAAATGTTTTAAAATATTATAAAGTTAGAAACTTGTATAAAGAAGGATTAGAATTGTGTAAATTTACATCTAAATTTCCCTGGATTGAACATTATAAGAAATTCATGCATTATGAAGACTACTTTTGGAAAATGAAGGTAAATTCTGAAAGTATAAGTAATAATGAAGGTATTTCAAATCACTTTTTTTCAACAAACAAGCCAATTTGGTATTATGGATTCAATCATCCAGAGTTTATGCTAAATCAAAGTAGACGGGTAAAACCAAACGTTCTTATACTTACGTTCACTTCGATAGGAGAAAAATCAGAATTAGCTGAAAATCTGGCTGTTTCATTACCATTGTACTTAAATGAAAATTTGCATTATAAAACAAATTTAAATTATCAATTGGCAATAGCTTATAATAAAGAAAGTTTATTTGTATCTAAAAAACGTTATAGTACTGACTATATGAAACTGATAAGGCAACAAAATAATAATTTAAATTTTGTTCTTGCAGGAAATATTTTAAAAATGCCAAATGTAGAGAAATATGAAATTGAGATTTATCTTTATGATACATTTAATGAGCAAAAATCAATTTTAGTTAATAAAATTTATGATGAAAATAATATTTATAGTGTTCAAAATGATTTACTAAAAGCTGTAAGTACTTTTTTTGAGAGAGATTTTTCTATAAAATATGAAAGAAACTTAAATAATTTAATTTTATTTTCGCCTAAATTAAAATTTCTGATACAAAGTAAGATTCATAAAGAACATCAGTCATGGAGATATAAAAAACTTCTGTCAGATCAGATTGATGTGGTACTTGAAGATAGAAATAATGATCTTAAAAAAATAAATCTTTTAGCACTTTTATATGAAATAAAAGAGACAAATAGCCAGCTTTTAAAATTTCAAAAACCTCTTATTTACAGTATGAATATTCACGGAATATTTGAAACACAAACGTTAAAAATACTTGCACCAATTATATTTAAAATATTTGATGATGACGTTAACTTTCAAGCAAATATAGAGGCCCTAAATATTACAGATTCAAATTATTTGAGCTGGATAAATAAATTTTCGGGAGAATAA
- a CDS encoding pheromone cAD1 o protein, translating into MKKFLVILMFLLNILGFSALKNGIYSVEKRYDGNWNSFVKLTVRDGKIIGAQYDRKNKNGELFSMSQNSFRDIALEISRSLINSQSVSSVTGKDAKAVSEFKEMSNFLMDKANNGETGDFQM; encoded by the coding sequence ATGAAAAAATTTTTAGTTATCTTAATGTTTTTATTAAATATTTTGGGATTTTCAGCATTAAAAAACGGTATTTATTCTGTTGAAAAAAGATATGACGGAAATTGGAATTCATTTGTAAAATTAACAGTTAGAGATGGAAAAATAATTGGCGCTCAATATGATAGAAAAAACAAAAATGGTGAATTATTCTCAATGAGCCAGAATTCATTCAGAGATATAGCTCTTGAAATCTCAAGAAGTCTTATAAATTCACAAAGCGTAAGTTCTGTAACAGGAAAAGATGCAAAAGCAGTATCAGAATTTAAAGAAATGTCAAACTTCTTAATGGATAAAGCAAATAATGGCGAAACTGGAGATTTTCAAATGTAG
- a CDS encoding DUF4291 domain-containing protein, with amino-acid sequence MKGLIMKKEEERNIYAVFDDKTIRVYQAYSNEIADEALKLGKFGSKFSLNRMTWIKPSFLWMMYRSGWATKQGQERILAIDLKREGFDEIVKNAVLSSFREVSDLSKEEWKEKLENSEVRCQWDPDRDIYGNPIGRRAIQLGIKGEMVKKYINDWIVNITDITDKVVEIRNSIQNGTFSESMLPQEKKYILND; translated from the coding sequence ATGAAAGGATTAATTATGAAAAAAGAAGAGGAAAGAAATATTTATGCAGTATTTGATGACAAGACAATAAGAGTTTATCAAGCATATAGCAATGAAATAGCAGACGAGGCTTTAAAATTAGGAAAGTTTGGAAGTAAGTTCAGTTTAAACAGAATGACTTGGATAAAGCCGTCGTTTCTCTGGATGATGTACAGAAGTGGCTGGGCTACTAAGCAAGGACAGGAAAGAATATTGGCAATTGACCTGAAAAGGGAAGGATTTGATGAAATAGTGAAAAATGCTGTACTTTCATCTTTTAGAGAAGTTTCTGATTTATCTAAGGAAGAATGGAAAGAAAAACTGGAAAATTCAGAAGTGAGATGCCAATGGGATCCGGACAGGGATATTTATGGTAATCCAATAGGAAGAAGAGCAATACAGTTAGGCATAAAGGGAGAAATGGTAAAAAAATATATAAATGACTGGATTGTAAATATAACGGATATAACTGATAAAGTTGTTGAGATAAGAAATAGCATTCAAAATGGAACTTTTTCAGAATCTATGCTTCCTCAAGAGAAAAAGTATATTTTGAATGATTAA
- a CDS encoding OsmC family protein has protein sequence MDKIIVKYDKNFRMKIENNRNSEIILTDRNGEMLSPSELLAASVASCAMTVLSIKLESNNQNFQNCYAEVGKKVDLTTFKVTEINIAFHLKKEYSQKVREKAEKSVEEMCVVGRSLSKDVRQNYSFIYDVEN, from the coding sequence ATGGATAAAATAATAGTAAAATATGACAAAAATTTCAGAATGAAAATCGAAAATAACAGAAATAGCGAGATTATTTTGACAGATCGTAATGGTGAAATGCTTTCTCCATCGGAACTTCTCGCTGCATCTGTAGCTTCATGTGCTATGACAGTTTTATCAATAAAATTGGAATCTAATAACCAGAATTTTCAAAATTGCTATGCAGAAGTTGGGAAAAAAGTCGATTTAACAACTTTTAAAGTTACAGAAATCAATATTGCATTTCATCTGAAAAAGGAATATAGTCAGAAAGTAAGAGAAAAAGCTGAAAAATCAGTAGAAGAAATGTGTGTAGTTGGCAGAAGTTTAAGTAAAGATGTGAGACAGAATTATTCTTTTATTTATGATGTTGAAAATTAA
- a CDS encoding toxin-antitoxin system YwqK family antitoxin, translating to MLKKSIIVLFSCLSISNLSAAAVPKVSAKRSSEYSAQSSHALTSYYSTVDNVAIAGNFATVKETGQPFTGVYVEFDKVGNAQVVRNYQNGTLNGPMFLYYQNGNLQKVANYINGIREGEDVDFYGNGNSKTIRNYKNGMLNGASYDFDEFGRLTSSLEYINNMKNGKELKISNGIVTNENNYTNGQLNGEAKSYYSNGIVRSNGNYSRNYRNGQWTWNYENGAKKLIENYQNGIITDILGYSRNGSKEREMKLVNGNGNFTQYYDNGKVKVQGALRNYKAYGNWTFYNKDGYVTDTQAFY from the coding sequence ATGTTAAAAAAATCAATAATAGTCTTATTCTCATGTTTATCTATAAGTAACTTGTCAGCAGCAGCAGTTCCCAAAGTTTCTGCCAAAAGAAGCAGTGAATATTCAGCCCAGTCTTCACATGCATTAACTTCATACTATAGCACAGTCGACAATGTTGCAATTGCTGGAAATTTTGCCACAGTGAAGGAAACTGGACAGCCATTTACTGGAGTTTATGTTGAATTTGATAAGGTTGGAAATGCACAAGTTGTTAGGAATTATCAAAACGGGACATTAAATGGGCCTATGTTTCTATATTATCAAAACGGTAATCTACAAAAAGTTGCAAATTATATAAATGGTATAAGAGAAGGTGAAGATGTTGATTTCTATGGGAATGGTAATTCTAAAACTATAAGAAATTACAAAAATGGAATGTTAAATGGTGCAAGTTATGATTTTGACGAATTTGGACGTTTAACTTCATCACTTGAATATATAAATAATATGAAAAATGGAAAAGAATTAAAAATTTCAAATGGCATTGTTACAAATGAAAATAATTATACAAATGGGCAACTAAATGGAGAAGCAAAATCATATTATTCCAACGGTATTGTCCGTTCAAATGGAAACTATTCTCGTAATTATAGAAATGGACAATGGACTTGGAACTATGAAAATGGTGCAAAAAAATTAATTGAAAATTATCAAAATGGTATTATTACTGATATTTTAGGTTATTCAAGAAATGGTTCAAAAGAACGTGAAATGAAATTAGTAAATGGAAATGGTAATTTTACTCAATATTATGATAACGGAAAAGTTAAAGTTCAAGGAGCTTTAAGAAATTACAAGGCTTATGGAAACTGGACTTTTTATAACAAAGATGGCTATGTAACAGACACACAAGCATTTTATTAA